A segment of the Populus alba chromosome 9, ASM523922v2, whole genome shotgun sequence genome:
TGACTTATGGATATGCAACAcagctataaataaaaaatagactgATGACAATTGATTCTGACAGGAAAATGATTAAACTATTTATCTGCTAGACTCTGCTATTTGTATGCTTGACGCATGCTTCCACACTTAATGTTCTGCAGATATTAGTGATATTGTTTTCAGTGCTTAGGTACATAATTGTTGTGGTTGTTTCCCTTTCTTGCGCCCCTGCATCTGTAGTGCATGCAGGATTCATTCTGTTTCTTTGGTGCTGTGCCAAGAGACCCCTGTCACATGCTactgtttatttaattaaaaatgggcatttttaatttctcatgtCCTATGTTTTCACTGTAGATTCTCTTTGTTGAGAGAAGAATGCGTCCGGTGGGATCAAGCTCTTTCGTACACAATCACCTAGACATTTTGAAGGAGGTGATTGGGATCAAGGTGGTTCTTGCCCACGACTACAGCCTTTGTCAACTGAAAAAGTGAGTCACATCCGAACTATGAGTTTGGACTTAATAGTTTGTTGACTTGATGGCAATTTGATATTACTATGTTGTGAAGCATAATCAGTGCCAAACCttgcatttgcttttcaattGCTGCACTTTTGTTCTACAACAGTATACAAAGGTAAaagcttcttcctttctctttcagGTTGAAGAACTCTTCTCTCTAAAGAATAATGGGACAAATGTTGAATCCCGTCTGGTTAATCAGCACCTGTTCAAGGCTCTCAAGGGGTCTTCATTCCATGTTTTGGACATAACTCACCTGAGTGAGTTCAGAGCAGATGCTCATCCGGCAACAGCAGGTGGAAAGAAACACGATGACTGCATGCACTGGTGCTTGCCAGGAATTACGGATATTTGGAATGACTTATTCATAATGCATCTAAACAGTATTAAGGCTAGAAACTGATGTATCCACTAGTAGATATCCTCTATAAATTGAGTTCTCTTTTGGTTTCCTGGAATCTGCTAGGTTTGATTTGCTTGGTCTGATGCTTATTCATTTACATGATATTGATACCATGATCTAGGGTTTTCTAATACAGAATTTTAGAAGTTAAaagcaaaacacacacacacacgagaaTGTGCTTCCAGCCATGTTTTGGAAACCTATGATTTTCATTATAGAACTGGAAATTCAAGAGCTTCTAGAAATATTATTTCAGTCTTTATTTTGGTTGCCATTTCTTTGGTAAAGATTTTGGAGATAGTTAAAAGAGATGAAATATGGTCGCGCTTAAGTCGCTTGTTCCAGCACATGCAATTGCTACACAcgaaacagaaaaagaaaaagcttatTCAATCTCCACGACCCATCCCATAGTGTCCTCAATGCGACCAGTTTGAATTCCTGTCAATGTTCTACGTAGTTTCTCAGATACAGTACCCTCGCCTGTTTTATATTCAACCCTGCATTGGCGTAAGCAATTATCGCATTGTTAAAGCTGCAAGACTagagaggagaaagagcaagaaacattttttcacttttcatatCATATAGTATGCGTTGCAACCTATACCTTTGTCCCTGATAGGTTACACTGCCAACAGTCTTAATTGCTATCGCAGTTCCTGTGCAGAAAGCTTCGTCAGCATTTATCAACTCCTCCAGTGGGATAGCACGTTCCTCAATCTGATCAAAGGTCGGTAGAGCATGCTCAGTTTAGAgggaaaaaccaaattaaacttTAGGAATGCTTTAACTCCTTTTGTGCGTAATTCAGTTCTCAGCTCTTGCCACCAAACACTTGTGCATATCCagaaaaggattaaaaatgaTAGGAAAGAAGGTAGATTATGAACTCTCAGTTTACAAAACGAGATCCGACTGGTTTTTCTTACATCAGAATTACTTACTTTGATATCCGAACCAGGAAGCAACTTCAATGATGCTTTTTCTTGTGATTCCAGGCAGAATAGTTCCGGCTATTGGAGGAGTTGAGATGACATTTCCCTGCAAAAGAAAATACAATGCTGCATTAATATACGATGTTACCCACCGAATTAAACATAAACTAACTGCACTCAGAAATAAGCTATGAATCTGAAGCTGGAACACGAAAAAAGTGATCTCGCCTTCATCGAAGACTGATTCTCATTAGTCTTACCTTCATAACAAAGATATTACATGCAGTAGCCTCCTCTATATTTTTGCCAgttgctgaatcaaggaatatAGCATCGGTGAAGCCTTTGGCCTTTGCTTGAGTGATTGCCTTGTAAATCTATAGTAGAAGTGAAAAGGTAAGCAAGATTTTACCCATTATTTGTTAAGACGGTAAGCATATGTAGATAGACAGAGTAGTGCTTACAGGCGAATAGTTAGTGATAGATTTAATGCCACCAGTTCCTCCAGGAATTGCTCGATAGACCTTATCTTCAACAGAGAAGTGCATGGGACCCTGCATTTATGCAAAATTAACACTTCATCACAACCCCACTTTGCATCACTAAATGAAATGCATTTCTTTCCTTCCCTAGTACTTGACAAAGTTCTGCAACTGCCTACTAAACTCACATTGAAATAGTTGCCAACTGGAGAAGCATATGCTAGGAAGGTGTATTCTGGAGATGGCGCCACACCTAGAATTGACCCTGTTCCCAGGAGCAAGGGCCTAATATAGAGCGATCCTTTTCCTGGAGGAGGTACCTATACCCAAttcaaaacacatttttaaatgataattacaagataactagTAAGATATTCATAAATGTGAACGAAACTTAAGGCTAACGGGATAAGTCAGGGCTGTGAATTTGAATACCCATCTTTTATTGGCCAAAGCAGTTTGCTTTATTGAACTAACAAATTGCTCAGCAGTTGGTGATGGCATGCACATTCTTTCCGCCCCCATTTGCATGCGTAGAGCATTTTGTTCTGGCCGGAAGAGTCGAATACGGTTATCATCACCTCTATATGCCTTTAAGCCTTCAAGTAAACCCTAGTTATAACAAAAACATTCATGTAATTGTCACTCAAATGGTCGTGAGAAAAAGAATCTGTTAATTAATCACATATTTCTGCTATTAATTTAGCAGTGCCAATGCTCATTCGTATGAGTTCTTTACATTAGTGCAGTTTCATATTGCCACTTACTTGTCCATAATTTAGAACTCCAGAGGAAGGGCTCAGCTCCACGTTTCCATAGCGAGTTAGATGGCCTTGTGAAAATGCACTCTCCCCACTAGAGCATTTCATCACGTACATGTAATCAGTTGGAATGAAACTAAATTTAAGCTCATCCCAGTTGCAAAGGTCATGCTCTTCTTGATCACCATTTATACTgttatcaaaatgaaaaaaataaataaaagattaaaaatccCATACAAGTTGCACCTGCATTAAAGGCTTCTAGAAAGAGAACATTTTCAACTCTTGGGATGGAAGTGACCCTTCAAGATGGTGCCCGTTTAGCTAAATAACGTCATTTACCTGGCATCACTAGCTGTTTGCACACCTCTTTGCATTCCTCGAGCAATGTCGTAAGctgttgacaaaaataaaaggtaaaaccCAGTTATGTTTACGTTAATACCATGTTCACCAAAATATCTCACTGGGTAACCTGTTTGGTTTTAAATCAGTTGTTATTCCTCCTCTCAATAAGAAGAGATCTCAAATTTAAAACCCTAGGATCAAGGAATTTAAGATACGGAACAAAGATTAACGATACCCAATTAATTAGTTCATTTCTTATCTAAAATGAATCTATTTTTCAGTTATTTGGAGAACTAATCTAATGATAAGATCAACAGTAATTTATCCatgaaaattttagagcgaAGAAAATAAACTTCATTTGACGTTTGAAACAGATCAACGACTTTTGTTAGAGGGTGACTGGGAAATGTCTTCACACGCAATTGTAGAATGATTCGACTACAAATCAAATCGAAAGAAGCGGAACACAAGGCggattctctctctcctctcactGGCTTGGTTTTCCCTCCGTtcagggcaaaaaaaaaagcaaaacacgCTAATTGACACCTTCTCAATATCCAGCTGCTGCCACTTCTTGAATGCATGCAGGTATGATGTATAGCCACTCCATTACCAGTTCTCAGCTCCACCTCCACTGTCTCGCCAGCATCTTATTTCTTAACTTGTTCTATACCCACTTTTACTCACGACAATCCAAATGCTTATGGGGTACAAATGAATAACTTgctattcatgaaaaaaaataaaataaaa
Coding sequences within it:
- the LOC118048628 gene encoding branched-chain-amino-acid aminotransferase 6, whose product is MQRGVQTASDASINGDQEEHDLCNWDELKFSFIPTDYMYVMKCSSGESAFSQGHLTRYGNVELSPSSGVLNYGQGLLEGLKAYRGDDNRIRLFRPEQNALRMQMGAERMCMPSPTAEQFVSSIKQTALANKRWVPPPGKGSLYIRPLLLGTGSILGVAPSPEYTFLAYASPVGNYFNGPMHFSVEDKVYRAIPGGTGGIKSITNYSPIYKAITQAKAKGFTDAIFLDSATGKNIEEATACNIFVMKGNVISTPPIAGTILPGITRKSIIEVASWFGYQIEERAIPLEELINADEAFCTGTAIAIKTVGSVTYQGQRVEYKTGEGTVSEKLRRTLTGIQTGRIEDTMGWVVEIE